The Geitlerinema sp. PCC 9228 nucleotide sequence AAGACTACTTGGAATTTCGAGGGTACAAAGTCATCACGGCAGAAAACGGCCGGGAAGCTCTGGAGGTGCTGGAAACGCAAGTTCCGGATCTGATTGTCTGCGACATTATGATGCCGGAAATGGACGGGTATGCTTTGGTCAAACACATCCGGGAAAATCCCCGTACTAGCTGGATTCCCGTTCTGTTTCTTTCGGCAAAAGGCCAAAGCCAAGACCGGGTGAAAGGTTTGAACATGGGGGCAGATGTGTACATGGTGAAGCCCTTTGAACCAGAAGAATTGGTGGCGCAGGTAGAGTCTTCCCTCAAACAAGCTTCCCGTCTCATCCAGCATAAAACCCAACAAGGTCAGCAAGCTTCCCATTTAAAAGTGCCGCAAAATATCGAACTGACTCCCACGGAACTGAAAGTGGTTCAGTTGGTGGCTAGGGGCATGGCCAACCGAGAAATTGCGGAAATTATGGATGTTAGCCAGCGGACCATCGAAAGCCACGTCAGCAATATGCTGGGCAAAACCGGTTTGCACAATCGCACCGAGCTATCCCGCTGGGCAATTGAAAGCAGCAAAGTCTGACGGTTTTGGTGGTGGTAGCCTACAGGTTAGGAGCTAGCCGTGAAACACGCTAGCTACATCTGCGGTATGTCTTTTTTCGGACCTACCGACGGTTGCTGCTGGCAACGAAATTTTCGATGGCAACACCTAACCAGGACAATGGCAAGCCCCGAGCTGGCTAAATATATTTCAAACAAAATCAATCCACAATCGACTTATAATAAAGAATTGTCCTAGCTATCAATAAAAAAATACCTCCCAACTTTCTAGGATATGGGGCAACTCCTAGGCAGGAGGGTACTATTTATAAAACTAAAAGTTATGTTAGCATGGCATAAATTTTTTTTATGTGTAGAGGGAGATTTCCTCCCTAAAACGGGAAAAATAGGGGGTTGAGCCACCATCGTTGGCTGTTGGTGGCTGGTCCGCATCGCGATCGCGCCCCGAGGCGACCGGTCGTTGTTGCCCCACCTTTTTTTGGCAACATGGCAGAAAAAATTCTCGATTCTATTTTCTTTGAATAGCAAAAATGTTATTTCTAGAATTGTTTTTTCTAGAAAGTAAAGATGATTTCCATATTTCTTCTATAGCTGTCAAGGTTTCTACACTTGGTATAAGTTTTTATGATGTACACCCAAAACCGTCTATCTGTATTTGTAGACGGAAATAATATGTTCTACGCGCAACAAAAAAACGGATGGTTTTTTGACCCAAGAAGAGTTCTAGAGTATTTCGTAAAAGGAACAAATACAGCCCTGGTCAACGCCTTTTGGTACACCGGCATCAAAGACCCCCAAGACCAACGCGGTTTTCGTGATGCGCTAATCAGTCTAGGCTATACCGTGCGTACAAAAGTTCTCAAAGAATATTACGACGACGTTTCCGGGCGTTACTCGCAAAAAGCCAACTTAGATATAGAAATTGTCATTGACATGTTCAATACCGTAGAACAATACAACCACGTGGTCTTATTTAGCGGAGATGGAGATTTCGAGCGAGCCATCGAACTGTTGCGTTCCAAAAACACCCATATTACCGTAGTGTCTACAGAGGGCATGATCGCGCGGGAGTTGCGCAACGCCACCGATCGCTATATCGACCTCAACGACATTCGCGAGTACATCGAGAAAGTAGACATGCGAGATACCAGTAGCATGGAAAGGCTGGCCTACTAGCGATCGCGCCTTCAATTTGGCTGCATAAAAAATCCCAAAAAAGATACAGTATTATCAAGATATTGCAGTTGCAGTTGCAACTTATCGTCGGCAAGCAGATGCTAGCGAAGCGTCTGGAGGTAAACACATGATGACGCCCAACCCAGACAGAATCCTTATATTTGATACCACGCTCCGCGACGGAGAACAATCTCCCGGGGCTAGTTTAAACGTAGACGAAAAAGTCACCGTTGCCCGCGCCCTCAACCAATTGGGCGTGGATATCATTGAAGCCGGCTTTCCCTACGCCAGCCCCGGAGACTTTGAAGCCGTACAAAAAATTTGCGAAACCGCATCCGAACCGGAAAGTCCCACCATCTGCGCCCTCGCCCGGGCGGCGCGCAAAGATATTGAAAAAGCTGCCGAAGCACTGAAACCAGCCGCCAACCGGCGCATCCATACCTTTATTGCCACCTCCGACATTCACCTGGAACACAAACTCAAGCGAAGCCGCAAAGAAGTCCTGGAAATCGCCGAAGAAATGGTGGCTTACGCCAGAAACTTCGTAGACGATTTGGAATTCTCCCCGGAAGATGCCACCCGTACCGATCCGGAATTCCTCTACGAAATCATCGAACGCGCCATCAACGCTGGGGCAACCACCATTAACATTCCCGATACCGTGGGCTACATGATGCCCAGAGAATTTGGTGCCATGATTCGCGGCATCAAAGAAAACGTCCCCAACAGCGATCGCGCCATTATTTCCGTCCACGGTCACAACGACCTGGGCTTGGCCGTTGCCAACTTCCTAGAAGCGGTGAAAAACGGTGCCCGACAGCTGGAATGCACCATCAACGGCATTGGCGAA carries:
- a CDS encoding response regulator transcription factor, giving the protein MKGTNAQLQKELLLVDDDPNLILLVKDYLEFRGYKVITAENGREALEVLETQVPDLIVCDIMMPEMDGYALVKHIRENPRTSWIPVLFLSAKGQSQDRVKGLNMGADVYMVKPFEPEELVAQVESSLKQASRLIQHKTQQGQQASHLKVPQNIELTPTELKVVQLVARGMANREIAEIMDVSQRTIESHVSNMLGKTGLHNRTELSRWAIESSKV
- a CDS encoding NYN domain-containing protein; the protein is MMYTQNRLSVFVDGNNMFYAQQKNGWFFDPRRVLEYFVKGTNTALVNAFWYTGIKDPQDQRGFRDALISLGYTVRTKVLKEYYDDVSGRYSQKANLDIEIVIDMFNTVEQYNHVVLFSGDGDFERAIELLRSKNTHITVVSTEGMIARELRNATDRYIDLNDIREYIEKVDMRDTSSMERLAY